The DNA window AAGCATTTTGCTCGGATGATGTGCATCTGTATAGTCTGTTTCTTCGAGCACCCATCGTCCACAGCGTTCGATGACTAGCCAATCTCTATATATAACGTCGGGTGATTCGTACCTTTCGTGaataaaatcaagaaaCGGCTTTGAATCCAAATCCCATTTTGTTTCTCTTCCATCAACACCTATTAACTTGTTGCGAGTATCAATCAATAAATCCGATTCTTCAGTATATACTCCCAATGTTTTAAAGACCTCACCGTGTTCGAATATCTTCACATAGAAGCATTTACTATTCTctgtttttatattcattatatatagctGTTGAACTCAAAAGCCTTCTTTTTGGTACACTATTAAGTGGTCTGGTTGATAACTAACGAACTAACGAATATTAGAAGCAAAAGAAGTGTTTAACTCTTCCGTTCCTTTTATTCCTTAAACCTTCATCGTTCTGCgttttgataattttgtaaaatgACCGCCTTGTGGAATATTTGACATTGATGATGGCTTAcaaactttgaaaaattatacATGAAAAATCAAGTTGAAATGTTTTTTagtcatcatcaccacttTTGTTTAAAGATTGAGCAAGTATACAATAGTAACGCTTTAAGGTAGCAGCAGAAGCATTTTTAGGAGATGACAGAGGTTTTAGACAAGAACGAGGTGTATAACAATGCTTATGAACTTAAGGAGCCTGAGCCTGAGCATTGTCCTGGTCCGGAATCCGAAAATGCAGGGAAAGGTGATGCTTGCCAAGGTTGTGCAAATAAAGAGATATGCGAATCTTTACCCAAGGGTCCTGATCCTGACATTCCTTTAATAACAGataatctttcaaatatcaagCATAAAATATTGGTTCTGTCAGGAAAGGGGGGTGTTGGTAAATCGACTTTTACTAGCATGCTAAGTTGGGCTTTGTCTGCAGATGAAGAGTTACAAGTTGGTGCGATGGATTTGGATATATGTGGACCTTCGTTGCCGCACATGCTTGGATGTGTGAAGGAGATTGTGCATGAGTCTAGTGTAGGCTGGACGCCCGTATATGTGGCAGATAATTTGGCTACGATATCTATACAGTTAATGTTACCAGACGACGACTCAGCAATTATATGGAGAGGTTCAAAGAAGAATGCGTTAATAAAGCGGTTTTTAAAGGATGTATATTGGGATGATCTTGATTATTTGATCATAGATACTCCTCCAGGTACATCGGACGAGCATATTTCTGTTAACAACTTTATGAAAGAATCTGGTATTGATGGCGCTCTAATAGTAACCACTCCTCAGGAAGTTGCTTTACTTGATGTAAGGAAAGAAATTAACTTTTGCAAGAAGGCAGGTATTAAGATATTAGGATTAGTCGAAAATATGAGTGGGTTCGTATGCCCAAACTGCAAAGGTGAGTCTACCATTTTCAAACCAACTACAGGCGGTGGCAAAGCATTATGCAAAGAGTTGGGTATCAAATTTCTTGGTTCTGTACCTATAGATTCACGTATTGG is part of the Eremothecium cymbalariae DBVPG#7215 chromosome 2, complete sequence genome and encodes:
- the NBP35 gene encoding Fe-S cluster-binding ATPase (similar to Ashbya gossypii AFL060W); protein product: MTEVLDKNEVYNNAYELKEPEPEHCPGPESENAGKGDACQGCANKEICESLPKGPDPDIPLITDNLSNIKHKILVLSGKGGVGKSTFTSMLSWALSADEELQVGAMDLDICGPSLPHMLGCVKEIVHESSVGWTPVYVADNLATISIQLMLPDDDSAIIWRGSKKNALIKRFLKDVYWDDLDYLIIDTPPGTSDEHISVNNFMKESGIDGALIVTTPQEVALLDVRKEINFCKKAGIKILGLVENMSGFVCPNCKGESTIFKPTTGGGKALCKELGIKFLGSVPIDSRIGQCCDRGESFLDIFPDSPASNAILNVVESLRDAVGDF